In Cicer arietinum cultivar CDC Frontier isolate Library 1 chromosome 7, Cicar.CDCFrontier_v2.0, whole genome shotgun sequence, the genomic window ACTAACtcttaagaaaaagaaaagtgaTTAGTCAATCAATAGTTCTATTAGGTAATACTGTGATTACGTAAAAAATGTAGTATTAATGAAAATTGCAATAGTTGGTGATGTTACTAAATTAACGGTTAATTATGAAATTTGAATTGaaaatgaatgaaaagaaaGTAAGTAGGAAATACCTTGGGGCCTTTTGGTCCACTTCTCCAAAGAGGGGTCTTAGTGGTGTTGCAATCAGAACAAACCCTAACAGTTGGAGTAGTTGAAtaattgttgttgctgctgctgctgctatTATCTCTTCCTACCGGTGACACTTCTAATTGCTTTTTATTTGGTACGTCATCAGAATCTATCATCTTTGTATCCGCACTCTCAACTgattcaatattattattcatttcatcactttcttcttttttccatCGAATTGTCAGTTTCTGTTTCATGCTTCTGCTGTCATGCTTTTCTGCAGTTGAAGGAATCATCTTCTCAACCTAAACATCGCATGATCAAAACAAATTCAGACATATAGTAGTGATCATCATAACTATATATTATGAATATGATCACGGattaactatatttaataaatataatattttacctCTTCAATATAATTTGGGGGATATGAAGAAAATGATGAAGTGTGATGGTGTGGAGTAGAAAATTGATGGTAATGATGATCTTGATTAAGATCCAGAGATAGTGAAT contains:
- the LOC101491168 gene encoding GATA transcription factor 21 codes for the protein MIPSPPYHHSLSLDLNQDHHYHQFSTPHHHTSSFSSYPPNYIEEVEKMIPSTAEKHDSRSMKQKLTIRWKKEESDEMNNNIESVESADTKMIDSDDVPNKKQLEVSPVGRDNSSSSSNNNYSTTPTVRVCSDCNTTKTPLWRSGPKGPKTLCNACGIRQRKARRAMAAAAAAAANGVMTVDKTSSVKQNKLQKKENKSKIHHSSKVPHMKKKRKVETKPSQTTNNFSFEDFTLMLSNNLAVQQVFPQDEKEAAILLMALSYGLVHG